The Sorex araneus isolate mSorAra2 chromosome 5, mSorAra2.pri, whole genome shotgun sequence genome has a segment encoding these proteins:
- the ZNF512B gene encoding zinc finger protein 512B isoform X2, whose product MADPFCAGGGRRLPGPSKSGRDGGRNEVRLPSLHEPPRLGMPVAHGGQTLPGQAPLCFEPGSAASDRTEGKKKGRPKAENQSLRDIPGAISERLTFPCPFCEAAFTSKTQLEKHRLWNHMDRPLPAPKPGPVSRPVTISRPVGVSKPIGVSKPVAIGKPVGVSKPIGISRPVPVTKSGPVSRPVTVSRPVPVSKPVPVTKLVTVAKHVPITKPVTVSRPLVVSKPVTVSRPLAVGRHTPPCKVVLLSRSENKAPRAVGRSGSKKRASDSLDTCPIPPKQARPENGGYGPSAPGQSSALLLGMGARPLASKEVSRSTGPISPMEEGAERTKHRRKQKTPKKFTGEQPSISGTFGLKGLAKAEDKSRAHRAKKQEGPGPEDVRKKVAPAGTLGTEAPAPTTHLASGGPEEPWLQAIHERGEAVCPTCKVVTRKTLAGLQKHMEVCQKLQDALKCQHCRKQFKSKAGLNYHTMAEHSAKPSDLQAAELSEQEERERLRKVLKQMGRLRCPQEGCGAAFSSLMGYQYHQRRCGKPPCEVDSPSFPCAHCSKTYRSKAGHDYHMRSEHTAPPPEEAEDKPPEGEDLLGVERTPSGRIRRTSAQVAVFHLQEIAEDELARDWTKRRMKDDLVPETARLNYTRPGLPTLSPQLLEAWKSQVKDRGHVNCPNDCCEAIYSSVSGLKAHLASCSKGDHLVGKYCCLLCPKEFSSESGVKYHILKTHAENWFRTSADPPPKARSQEAPAPRSEQGSLAGGRKRGRKPKERPAEETPPKTPPHQDDWSLGGRDKGARASTGRKVGTGKAPEK is encoded by the exons ATGGCAGACCCCTTCTGTGCTGGCGGAGGCCGCCGGCTCCCAGGGCCCAGCAAGAGCGGGCGAGATGGTGGCCGGAACGAGGTTCGACTCCCTTCACTGCACGAGCCACCGCGGCTGG GGATGCCCGTGGCCCATGGCGGGCAGACACTCCCCGGCCAAGCCCCGCTCTGCTTTGAGCCAGGAAGTGCCGCCAGTGACAGGACCGAAGGCAAGAAAAAGGGGCGTCCGAAAGCGGAGAACCAGTCGCTCAGGGATATCCCG GGCGCCATCTCCGAGAGACTGACCTTCCCCTGCCCCTTCTGCGAGGCAGCCTTCACTTCCAAGACCCAGCTGGAGAAGCATCGCCTCTGGAATCACATGGaccggcccctgcccgcccccaagCCCGGGCCCGTCAGCCGGCCGGTCACCATCAGCCGGCCGGTCGGGGTCAGCAAGCCCATCGGAGTGAGCAAACCAGTGGCTATAGGCAAACCTGTGGGGGTCAGCAAGCCCATTGGCATCAGCAGGCCCGTGCCAGTCACCAAGTCTGGCCCGGTCAGCAGACCCGTGACCGTCAGCAGGCCCGTGCCTGTCTCCAAGCCGGTACCAGTGACGAAGCTGGTGACAGTTGCAAAACATGTGCCGATCACAAAACCTGTGACGGTCAGCAGGCCCCTGGTGGTCAGTAAGCCAGTGACGGTCAGCAGGCCCCTGGCCGTGGGCAGGCACACCCCGCCCTGCAAGGTAGTGCTGCTGAGCAGGTCTGAGAACAAGGCCCCCCGCGCCGTGGGCAGGAGCGGCAGTAAGAAAAG GGCTTCGGACAGCCTGGACACCTGCCCCATCCCGCCCAAGCAAGCGAGGCCAGAGAATGGGGGGTACGGCCCATCAGCCCCTGGCCAGAGCTCAGCCCTCCTGCTGGGCATGGGGGCCAGGCCCTTGGCGAGCAAGGAAGTGTCTCGGTCCACAGGCCCCATCTCCCCGATGGAGGAGGGCGCCGAGCGGACGAAGCACA GAAGGAAACAGAAGACACCCAAGAAGTTTACAGGCGAGCAGCCGTCCATCTCCGGGACCTTCGGGCTCAAAG GCCTGGCCAAAGCAGAGGACAAGTCCCGCGCACACCGGGCCAAGAAGCAGGAGGGGCCCGGACCGGAGGACGTGCGGAAAAAAGTGGCCCCCGCCGGCACCCTTGGCACAGAGGCACCAGCCCCTACAACCCATCTTGCCTCAG GTGGCCCCGAGGAACCGTGGCTGCAGGCCATTCACGAGCGGGGCGAGGCTGTGTGCCCCACCTGCAAGGTGGTCACCCGGAAGACCCTGGCCGGGCTGCAGAAGCACATGGAGGTGTGTCAGAAG CTGCAGGACGCGCTCAAGTGCCAGCACTGCCGGAAGCAGTTCAAATCCAAGGCGGGCCTCAACTACCACACCATGGCCGAGCACAGCGCCAAG CCCTCCGATCTCCAGGCTGCCGAGCTGAGTGAGCAGGAGGAGCGGGAGAGGCTGCGCAAGGTGCTGAAGCAGATGGGGCGGCTGCGCTGCCCCCAGGAG GGCTGTGGGGCCGCCTTCTCCAGCCTCATGGGCTACCAGTACCACCAGCGGCGCTGCGGCAAGCCGCCGTGTGAGGTGGACAGTCCCTCCTTCCCGTGTGCCCACTGCAGCAAGACCTACCGCTCCAAGGCCGGGCACGACTACCACATGCGCTCGGAGCACACCGCCCCG CCCCCTGAAGAGGCGGAGGACAAGCCCCCCGAGGGGGAGGACCTGCTGGGGGTTGAGCGGACCCCCAGCGGCCGCATCCGCCGCACCTCCGCCCAGGTGGCCGTGTTCCACCTGCAGGAGATCGCGGAGGACGAGCTTGCGCGAGACTGGACCAAGCGGCGGATGAAGGATGACCTGGTGCCTGAGACCGCCAGG CTGAACTACACCCGCCCGGGGCTCCCCACGCTCAGCCCCCAGCTGCTAGAGGCCTGGAAAAGCCAAGTCAAGGACCGAGGCCACGTGAACTGCCCCAATGAT TGCTGCGAAGCCATCTACTCCAGCGTGTCCGGCCTCAAGGCCCACCTCGCCAGCTGCAGCAAG GGTGACCACCTGGTGGGGAAGTACTGCTGCCTGCTGTGCCCCAAAGAGTTCAGCTCGGAGAGTGGCGTCAAGTACCACATCCTCAAGACGCACGCCGAG AACTGGTTCCGTACCTCCGCAGACCCACCACCCAAAGCCCGGAGCCAGGAGGCACCGGCCCCTAGGAGTGAGCAGGGCAGCCTGGCAGGTGGGCGGAAACGTGGGCGCAAGCCCAAGGAGCGGCCAGCCGAGGAGACCCCCCCCAAGACACCCCCTCACCAGGATGACTGGTCCCTGGGAGGCAGAGACAAGGGAGCACGGGCATCCACTGGCCGCAAAGTGGGAACCGGCAAGGCACCCGAGAAGTGA
- the ZNF512B gene encoding zinc finger protein 512B isoform X1: protein MADPFCAGGGRRLPGPSKSGRDGGRNEVRLPSLHEPPRLGMPVAHGGQTLPGQAPLCFEPGSAASDRTEGKKKGRPKAENQSLRDIPLSLVNQWKDEFKAHSRVKCPNSGCWLEFPSIYGLKYHYQRCQGGAISERLTFPCPFCEAAFTSKTQLEKHRLWNHMDRPLPAPKPGPVSRPVTISRPVGVSKPIGVSKPVAIGKPVGVSKPIGISRPVPVTKSGPVSRPVTVSRPVPVSKPVPVTKLVTVAKHVPITKPVTVSRPLVVSKPVTVSRPLAVGRHTPPCKVVLLSRSENKAPRAVGRSGSKKRASDSLDTCPIPPKQARPENGGYGPSAPGQSSALLLGMGARPLASKEVSRSTGPISPMEEGAERTKHRRKQKTPKKFTGEQPSISGTFGLKGLAKAEDKSRAHRAKKQEGPGPEDVRKKVAPAGTLGTEAPAPTTHLASGGPEEPWLQAIHERGEAVCPTCKVVTRKTLAGLQKHMEVCQKLQDALKCQHCRKQFKSKAGLNYHTMAEHSAKAAELSEQEERERLRKVLKQMGRLRCPQEGCGAAFSSLMGYQYHQRRCGKPPCEVDSPSFPCAHCSKTYRSKAGHDYHMRSEHTAPPPEEAEDKPPEGEDLLGVERTPSGRIRRTSAQVAVFHLQEIAEDELARDWTKRRMKDDLVPETARLNYTRPGLPTLSPQLLEAWKSQVKDRGHVNCPNDCCEAIYSSVSGLKAHLASCSKGDHLVGKYCCLLCPKEFSSESGVKYHILKTHAENWFRTSADPPPKARSQEAPAPRSEQGSLAGGRKRGRKPKERPAEETPPKTPPHQDDWSLGGRDKGARASTGRKVGTGKAPEK from the exons ATGGCAGACCCCTTCTGTGCTGGCGGAGGCCGCCGGCTCCCAGGGCCCAGCAAGAGCGGGCGAGATGGTGGCCGGAACGAGGTTCGACTCCCTTCACTGCACGAGCCACCGCGGCTGG GGATGCCCGTGGCCCATGGCGGGCAGACACTCCCCGGCCAAGCCCCGCTCTGCTTTGAGCCAGGAAGTGCCGCCAGTGACAGGACCGAAGGCAAGAAAAAGGGGCGTCCGAAAGCGGAGAACCAGTCGCTCAGGGATATCCCG CTCTCCCTGGTCAACCAGTGGAAAGATGAGTTCAAGGCGCACTCGAGGGTGAAGTGTCCAAACTCGGGGTGCTGGTTGGAGTTCCCCAGCATCTACGGGCTCAAGTACCATTACCAGCGGTGCCAAGGG GGCGCCATCTCCGAGAGACTGACCTTCCCCTGCCCCTTCTGCGAGGCAGCCTTCACTTCCAAGACCCAGCTGGAGAAGCATCGCCTCTGGAATCACATGGaccggcccctgcccgcccccaagCCCGGGCCCGTCAGCCGGCCGGTCACCATCAGCCGGCCGGTCGGGGTCAGCAAGCCCATCGGAGTGAGCAAACCAGTGGCTATAGGCAAACCTGTGGGGGTCAGCAAGCCCATTGGCATCAGCAGGCCCGTGCCAGTCACCAAGTCTGGCCCGGTCAGCAGACCCGTGACCGTCAGCAGGCCCGTGCCTGTCTCCAAGCCGGTACCAGTGACGAAGCTGGTGACAGTTGCAAAACATGTGCCGATCACAAAACCTGTGACGGTCAGCAGGCCCCTGGTGGTCAGTAAGCCAGTGACGGTCAGCAGGCCCCTGGCCGTGGGCAGGCACACCCCGCCCTGCAAGGTAGTGCTGCTGAGCAGGTCTGAGAACAAGGCCCCCCGCGCCGTGGGCAGGAGCGGCAGTAAGAAAAG GGCTTCGGACAGCCTGGACACCTGCCCCATCCCGCCCAAGCAAGCGAGGCCAGAGAATGGGGGGTACGGCCCATCAGCCCCTGGCCAGAGCTCAGCCCTCCTGCTGGGCATGGGGGCCAGGCCCTTGGCGAGCAAGGAAGTGTCTCGGTCCACAGGCCCCATCTCCCCGATGGAGGAGGGCGCCGAGCGGACGAAGCACA GAAGGAAACAGAAGACACCCAAGAAGTTTACAGGCGAGCAGCCGTCCATCTCCGGGACCTTCGGGCTCAAAG GCCTGGCCAAAGCAGAGGACAAGTCCCGCGCACACCGGGCCAAGAAGCAGGAGGGGCCCGGACCGGAGGACGTGCGGAAAAAAGTGGCCCCCGCCGGCACCCTTGGCACAGAGGCACCAGCCCCTACAACCCATCTTGCCTCAG GTGGCCCCGAGGAACCGTGGCTGCAGGCCATTCACGAGCGGGGCGAGGCTGTGTGCCCCACCTGCAAGGTGGTCACCCGGAAGACCCTGGCCGGGCTGCAGAAGCACATGGAGGTGTGTCAGAAG CTGCAGGACGCGCTCAAGTGCCAGCACTGCCGGAAGCAGTTCAAATCCAAGGCGGGCCTCAACTACCACACCATGGCCGAGCACAGCGCCAAG GCTGCCGAGCTGAGTGAGCAGGAGGAGCGGGAGAGGCTGCGCAAGGTGCTGAAGCAGATGGGGCGGCTGCGCTGCCCCCAGGAG GGCTGTGGGGCCGCCTTCTCCAGCCTCATGGGCTACCAGTACCACCAGCGGCGCTGCGGCAAGCCGCCGTGTGAGGTGGACAGTCCCTCCTTCCCGTGTGCCCACTGCAGCAAGACCTACCGCTCCAAGGCCGGGCACGACTACCACATGCGCTCGGAGCACACCGCCCCG CCCCCTGAAGAGGCGGAGGACAAGCCCCCCGAGGGGGAGGACCTGCTGGGGGTTGAGCGGACCCCCAGCGGCCGCATCCGCCGCACCTCCGCCCAGGTGGCCGTGTTCCACCTGCAGGAGATCGCGGAGGACGAGCTTGCGCGAGACTGGACCAAGCGGCGGATGAAGGATGACCTGGTGCCTGAGACCGCCAGG CTGAACTACACCCGCCCGGGGCTCCCCACGCTCAGCCCCCAGCTGCTAGAGGCCTGGAAAAGCCAAGTCAAGGACCGAGGCCACGTGAACTGCCCCAATGAT TGCTGCGAAGCCATCTACTCCAGCGTGTCCGGCCTCAAGGCCCACCTCGCCAGCTGCAGCAAG GGTGACCACCTGGTGGGGAAGTACTGCTGCCTGCTGTGCCCCAAAGAGTTCAGCTCGGAGAGTGGCGTCAAGTACCACATCCTCAAGACGCACGCCGAG AACTGGTTCCGTACCTCCGCAGACCCACCACCCAAAGCCCGGAGCCAGGAGGCACCGGCCCCTAGGAGTGAGCAGGGCAGCCTGGCAGGTGGGCGGAAACGTGGGCGCAAGCCCAAGGAGCGGCCAGCCGAGGAGACCCCCCCCAAGACACCCCCTCACCAGGATGACTGGTCCCTGGGAGGCAGAGACAAGGGAGCACGGGCATCCACTGGCCGCAAAGTGGGAACCGGCAAGGCACCCGAGAAGTGA
- the ZNF512B gene encoding zinc finger protein 512B isoform X3, which translates to MADPFCAGGGRRLPGPSKSGRDGGRNEVRLPSLHEPPRLGMPVAHGGQTLPGQAPLCFEPGSAASDRTEGKKKGRPKAENQSLRDIPLSLVNQWKDEFKAHSRVKCPNSGCWLEFPSIYGLKYHYQRCQGGAISERLTFPCPFCEAAFTSKTQLEKHRLWNHMDRPLPAPKPGPVSRPVTISRPVGVSKPIGVSKPVAIGKPVGVSKPIGISRPVPVTKSGPVSRPVTVSRPVPVSKPVPVTKLVTVAKHVPITKPVTVSRPLVVSKPVTVSRPLAVGRHTPPCKVVLLSRSENKAPRAVGRSGSKKRASDSLDTCPIPPKQARPENGGYGPSAPGQSSALLLGMGARPLASKEVSRSTGPISPMEEGAERTKHRRKQKTPKKFTGEQPSISGTFGLKGLAKAEDKSRAHRAKKQEGPGPEDVRKKVAPAGTLGTEAPAPTTHLASGGPEEPWLQAIHERGEAVCPTCKVVTRKTLAGLQKHMEVCQKLQDALKCQHCRKQFKSKAGLNYHTMAEHSAKPSDLQAAELSEQEERERLRKVLKQMGRLRCPQEGCGAAFSSLMGYQYHQRRCGKPPCEVDSPSFPCAHCSKTYRSKAGHDYHMRSEHTAPPPEEAEDKPPEGEDLLGVERTPSGRIRRTSAQVAVFHLQEIAEDELARDWTKRRMKDDLVPETARLNYTRPGLPTLSPQLLEAWKSQVKDRGHVNCPNDCCEAIYSSVSGLKAHLASCSKGDHLVGKYCCLLCPKEFSSESGVKYHILKTHAENWFRTSADPPPKARSQEAPAPRSEQGSLAGGRKRGRKPKERPAEETPPKTPPHQDDWSLGGRDKGARASTGRKVGTGKAPEK; encoded by the exons ATGGCAGACCCCTTCTGTGCTGGCGGAGGCCGCCGGCTCCCAGGGCCCAGCAAGAGCGGGCGAGATGGTGGCCGGAACGAGGTTCGACTCCCTTCACTGCACGAGCCACCGCGGCTGG GGATGCCCGTGGCCCATGGCGGGCAGACACTCCCCGGCCAAGCCCCGCTCTGCTTTGAGCCAGGAAGTGCCGCCAGTGACAGGACCGAAGGCAAGAAAAAGGGGCGTCCGAAAGCGGAGAACCAGTCGCTCAGGGATATCCCG CTCTCCCTGGTCAACCAGTGGAAAGATGAGTTCAAGGCGCACTCGAGGGTGAAGTGTCCAAACTCGGGGTGCTGGTTGGAGTTCCCCAGCATCTACGGGCTCAAGTACCATTACCAGCGGTGCCAAGGG GGCGCCATCTCCGAGAGACTGACCTTCCCCTGCCCCTTCTGCGAGGCAGCCTTCACTTCCAAGACCCAGCTGGAGAAGCATCGCCTCTGGAATCACATGGaccggcccctgcccgcccccaagCCCGGGCCCGTCAGCCGGCCGGTCACCATCAGCCGGCCGGTCGGGGTCAGCAAGCCCATCGGAGTGAGCAAACCAGTGGCTATAGGCAAACCTGTGGGGGTCAGCAAGCCCATTGGCATCAGCAGGCCCGTGCCAGTCACCAAGTCTGGCCCGGTCAGCAGACCCGTGACCGTCAGCAGGCCCGTGCCTGTCTCCAAGCCGGTACCAGTGACGAAGCTGGTGACAGTTGCAAAACATGTGCCGATCACAAAACCTGTGACGGTCAGCAGGCCCCTGGTGGTCAGTAAGCCAGTGACGGTCAGCAGGCCCCTGGCCGTGGGCAGGCACACCCCGCCCTGCAAGGTAGTGCTGCTGAGCAGGTCTGAGAACAAGGCCCCCCGCGCCGTGGGCAGGAGCGGCAGTAAGAAAAG GGCTTCGGACAGCCTGGACACCTGCCCCATCCCGCCCAAGCAAGCGAGGCCAGAGAATGGGGGGTACGGCCCATCAGCCCCTGGCCAGAGCTCAGCCCTCCTGCTGGGCATGGGGGCCAGGCCCTTGGCGAGCAAGGAAGTGTCTCGGTCCACAGGCCCCATCTCCCCGATGGAGGAGGGCGCCGAGCGGACGAAGCACA GAAGGAAACAGAAGACACCCAAGAAGTTTACAGGCGAGCAGCCGTCCATCTCCGGGACCTTCGGGCTCAAAG GCCTGGCCAAAGCAGAGGACAAGTCCCGCGCACACCGGGCCAAGAAGCAGGAGGGGCCCGGACCGGAGGACGTGCGGAAAAAAGTGGCCCCCGCCGGCACCCTTGGCACAGAGGCACCAGCCCCTACAACCCATCTTGCCTCAG GTGGCCCCGAGGAACCGTGGCTGCAGGCCATTCACGAGCGGGGCGAGGCTGTGTGCCCCACCTGCAAGGTGGTCACCCGGAAGACCCTGGCCGGGCTGCAGAAGCACATGGAGGTGTGTCAGAAG CTGCAGGACGCGCTCAAGTGCCAGCACTGCCGGAAGCAGTTCAAATCCAAGGCGGGCCTCAACTACCACACCATGGCCGAGCACAGCGCCAAG CCCTCCGATCTCCAGGCTGCCGAGCTGAGTGAGCAGGAGGAGCGGGAGAGGCTGCGCAAGGTGCTGAAGCAGATGGGGCGGCTGCGCTGCCCCCAGGAG GGCTGTGGGGCCGCCTTCTCCAGCCTCATGGGCTACCAGTACCACCAGCGGCGCTGCGGCAAGCCGCCGTGTGAGGTGGACAGTCCCTCCTTCCCGTGTGCCCACTGCAGCAAGACCTACCGCTCCAAGGCCGGGCACGACTACCACATGCGCTCGGAGCACACCGCCCCG CCCCCTGAAGAGGCGGAGGACAAGCCCCCCGAGGGGGAGGACCTGCTGGGGGTTGAGCGGACCCCCAGCGGCCGCATCCGCCGCACCTCCGCCCAGGTGGCCGTGTTCCACCTGCAGGAGATCGCGGAGGACGAGCTTGCGCGAGACTGGACCAAGCGGCGGATGAAGGATGACCTGGTGCCTGAGACCGCCAGG CTGAACTACACCCGCCCGGGGCTCCCCACGCTCAGCCCCCAGCTGCTAGAGGCCTGGAAAAGCCAAGTCAAGGACCGAGGCCACGTGAACTGCCCCAATGAT TGCTGCGAAGCCATCTACTCCAGCGTGTCCGGCCTCAAGGCCCACCTCGCCAGCTGCAGCAAG GGTGACCACCTGGTGGGGAAGTACTGCTGCCTGCTGTGCCCCAAAGAGTTCAGCTCGGAGAGTGGCGTCAAGTACCACATCCTCAAGACGCACGCCGAG AACTGGTTCCGTACCTCCGCAGACCCACCACCCAAAGCCCGGAGCCAGGAGGCACCGGCCCCTAGGAGTGAGCAGGGCAGCCTGGCAGGTGGGCGGAAACGTGGGCGCAAGCCCAAGGAGCGGCCAGCCGAGGAGACCCCCCCCAAGACACCCCCTCACCAGGATGACTGGTCCCTGGGAGGCAGAGACAAGGGAGCACGGGCATCCACTGGCCGCAAAGTGGGAACCGGCAAGGCACCCGAGAAGTGA
- the SAMD10 gene encoding sterile alpha motif domain-containing protein 10 isoform X1 yields the protein MFPELRSRPGPPRGRAAAVRAGLGERREADATAHFSFCRTLLEHTVSAESISCPLPRAAGNSLTWHDSRSQKAAGGHAVKLLQQPGTQAPQGRLYPDHYGLYHTSPSLGGLTRPVVLWTQQDVCKWLKKHCPHNYLVYVEAFSQHAITGRALLRLNAEKLQRMGLAQEAQRQEVLQQVLHLQVREEGRSLQLLSQASFGNRA from the exons ATGTTCCCCGAGCTGCGGAGCCGGCCGGGGCCCCCGCGGGGTCGCGCCGCGGCGGTGCGCGCGGGCCTCGGGGAGCGCCGCGAGGCGGACG CCACTGCCCACTTCAGCTTCTGCCGGACCCTCCTGGAGCACACAGTGTCGGCGGAAAGCATCTCCTGCCCACTGCCGCGGGCTGCGGGCAACAGCCTCACGTGGCATGACTCTCGGAGCCAGAAGGCGGCTGGCGGCCACGCTGTCAAGCTCCTGCAGCAGCCTGGCACCCAGGCCCCCCAG GGCCGGCTGTACCCTGACCACTACGGCCTATACCACACGAGCCCCTCGCTGGGCGGCCTGACCCGGCCCGTCGTCCTGTGGACCCAGCAGGACGTCTGCAAGTGGCTCAAGAAGCACTGTCCTCACAACTACCTCGTCTACGTGGAAGCCTTCTCCCAGCACGCCATCACGG GCCGGGCCCTGCTGCGCCTGAATGCGGAGAAGCTGCAGCGGATGGGGCTGGCGCAGGAGGCCCAGCGGCAGGAGGTGCTGCAGCAGGTCCTGCACCTGCAGGTGCGGGAGGAGGGGCGGAGCCTGCAGCTGCTCAGCCAAG cTTCCTTCGGAAACCGGGCCTAG
- the SAMD10 gene encoding sterile alpha motif domain-containing protein 10 isoform X2, whose translation MGCWVLNLGQAHAATAHFSFCRTLLEHTVSAESISCPLPRAAGNSLTWHDSRSQKAAGGHAVKLLQQPGTQAPQGRLYPDHYGLYHTSPSLGGLTRPVVLWTQQDVCKWLKKHCPHNYLVYVEAFSQHAITGRALLRLNAEKLQRMGLAQEAQRQEVLQQVLHLQVREEGRSLQLLSQASFGNRA comes from the exons atggggtgctgggtattgaacctgggtcaggcacatgcag CCACTGCCCACTTCAGCTTCTGCCGGACCCTCCTGGAGCACACAGTGTCGGCGGAAAGCATCTCCTGCCCACTGCCGCGGGCTGCGGGCAACAGCCTCACGTGGCATGACTCTCGGAGCCAGAAGGCGGCTGGCGGCCACGCTGTCAAGCTCCTGCAGCAGCCTGGCACCCAGGCCCCCCAG GGCCGGCTGTACCCTGACCACTACGGCCTATACCACACGAGCCCCTCGCTGGGCGGCCTGACCCGGCCCGTCGTCCTGTGGACCCAGCAGGACGTCTGCAAGTGGCTCAAGAAGCACTGTCCTCACAACTACCTCGTCTACGTGGAAGCCTTCTCCCAGCACGCCATCACGG GCCGGGCCCTGCTGCGCCTGAATGCGGAGAAGCTGCAGCGGATGGGGCTGGCGCAGGAGGCCCAGCGGCAGGAGGTGCTGCAGCAGGTCCTGCACCTGCAGGTGCGGGAGGAGGGGCGGAGCCTGCAGCTGCTCAGCCAAG cTTCCTTCGGAAACCGGGCCTAG